Within Butyrivibrio fibrisolvens, the genomic segment TCTGTCTTTGAGTTATTCTCAACTACGATTATCTCATAGTTGTCCCATGTAGACTTTTCTTTGATAGATGTAATACACCTTCTAAGATCATCTGCATGATCACAGTTAGGGATCACAATTGAAATCTTAGGCCTTCCCTCGATCTCATATGAGATCTTGAAGATAGTTTCAAAAGCCTTGGTACTTGTGATCTTAAAGTGTTTATAGCCGTGTCTTTTTAAATGATCTGCAACAGCACCTCTTGCTGCTTCTATAGCATAAGTCTTAGCTTCAATTCCTGATGCAACAGAACCTGCATGAGATCTCCAATAATACAGGATTCTTGGTATATGTACGATATTCTTTGCTTCGTCTGTAAGGCGAAGTATCATATCATGATCCTGGCTTCCGTCAAATTCCTTACGGAAAAGTTCTGTACCATCAAGAAGCGTTCTCTTAAACACACTGAAATGACAGATATAGTTATTGGCTCTTAACGTATCTACCGCATAGTCAGGCTTAAAATGCATTGTTTCCATATGGTCAATGCTATTGCCATGGAAAGTAGTCTCATCACAGTAGATATAATCTGCACCCTGTTCATTTATAGCTTTGACATATACATACAAAGCTTCAGGATGAAGGATATCATCATGATCAAAAAGGCCTATATATTCGCCATCAGCCATCTTAAGACATTCATTGGTATTGCCGGATATTCCTGCATTGACCTTGAGCTTTTGATAGCAGATACGTCCCTTACCGTCTTTTTCCTGATACTCTTTGATGATCTGACCTACATATGCATGTTCATCATCAGATCCATCGGCAAGACACAGCTGCCAGTTCTGATAAGTCTGACTTGTTACAGATTCGATCATATCTCTAAGGAACTTCTCAGGAGTATTATATACAGGAGTCAGGATGCTGATCTTGACCATATTTGGGAAAACAGCCTGTGACTCTTCAAGCCTTTTAGCTTCATCCGGAAAACTTGCTGTTCCAAAATGGCTCATAGCCTTCTTTTCCCTTTTCTTATATCCGATCTTTGCAATAATTCCTCTTATAGATCCAAGATTTCTGATCCTGTTATTCTGACGCTTCACATAATGGTAGAAACGTCTGAAAGGTCCTGAGATGGCCCAGAGCTTACTTGTTTTGATCTTATCGAGCTTTCTTATGGCTTCATCTCTTTCTTCTTCAAGTTTTGCAATTCTTTCAGAAAGATCTGCGGTCTTTAAGCGCTCTTTTTCATATGCACTTTTATAATCAAATTGTTTATCTTCCAATTATCGCGCCTCTTTACTGCTTATTTTTTATATAACATCCATGGTCTTAGTGCCCCAGTTCATGACCCTGGTACGTGAAGTCGTATCTTTATAGAGCATTCCGGCCTGATATGTTCCCTTAGGAAGAACACCCTCTTCTATCCTGGATCTGTAGCCTGTTATCTCAACACTTTGCTGATCCTTAAGGTTCTTCTCAACATCCTCTCTTAGCATATCATGTACTTTAAACGAATATACACAAGGTTCTACAGGAGTAAGATCTTCAGAACTCTTTACCCTCCTAAGGAGAAGTGTTCTGTTATATATAGCATTATCAGAACCAACTACAAAGCTGTATCCTTTGATAAAATAGCCGGTATCATTAACAGGCTTTTCTTTTCTTCCCTTATAATACATCTTGTTCCATTTATTCAATGAACCGATGTAATCTGTCCTAAACCACACGCATTCATTCGTCCAGCTATCCGGATATCCCCTGGATACAAGCTGCGCATTTGAGCTTTCTATCTCGTCCGGATGAGGAATTTTGGGATTGGCCATGATATAATCCTGCGCCACATCATCGTTGACTAAAGCCTGATGATAGAATGGATCTTTGGTATACATATTCATGTGACGCTTCATAAGAGTGTTGTTTTCTCTCATAAGACGGTCTGTCTTTTTGGCATCTGCATTATCATCACCTCTGCTTAGAGATTCATGATGTACCAGATTAAAATAGTTACAGCAGACGTTGTAATATCCCTCTTCAAGAAGTCTCCAGTTAAGATCTACATCATTGAAGGCAACAGCAAGACCTTCATAATATCCGCCAAGTGCTTCAAACTTGTCTCTGCTT encodes:
- a CDS encoding glycosyltransferase family 2 protein, which gives rise to MPWGKVSSLDYENMPVCDKLFGHMALIEGGFNKRDGMNFPVYHLDKVLFHRAHGEDLFLGRSFHKENHTIESPVKVSVVIPSKDHPEVLKQCLVSLTHYGSGSENVSYEIIVVDNGSCEDKKKQYEELLDKIRTENSASISYIYEPRDFNFSYMCNLGAKNATGDLILFLNDDIEIVSGEWLRELSFYARLPHVGAVGCKLLYPADPVLNPDGSLIQHAGLTAIHIGPMHKLQRLSDNKVWYFGANEGTHDMCGVTAACLMVSRDKFEALGGYYEGLAVAFNDVDLNWRLLEEGYYNVCCNYFNLVHHESLSRGDDNADAKKTDRLMRENNTLMKRHMNMYTKDPFYHQALVNDDVAQDYIMANPKIPHPDEIESSNAQLVSRGYPDSWTNECVWFRTDYIGSLNKWNKMYYKGRKEKPVNDTGYFIKGYSFVVGSDNAIYNRTLLLRRVKSSEDLTPVEPCVYSFKVHDMLREDVEKNLKDQQSVEITGYRSRIEEGVLPKGTYQAGMLYKDTTSRTRVMNWGTKTMDVI
- a CDS encoding glycosyltransferase family 2 protein codes for the protein MEDKQFDYKSAYEKERLKTADLSERIAKLEEERDEAIRKLDKIKTSKLWAISGPFRRFYHYVKRQNNRIRNLGSIRGIIAKIGYKKREKKAMSHFGTASFPDEAKRLEESQAVFPNMVKISILTPVYNTPEKFLRDMIESVTSQTYQNWQLCLADGSDDEHAYVGQIIKEYQEKDGKGRICYQKLKVNAGISGNTNECLKMADGEYIGLFDHDDILHPEALYVYVKAINEQGADYIYCDETTFHGNSIDHMETMHFKPDYAVDTLRANNYICHFSVFKRTLLDGTELFRKEFDGSQDHDMILRLTDEAKNIVHIPRILYYWRSHAGSVASGIEAKTYAIEAARGAVADHLKRHGYKHFKITSTKAFETIFKISYEIEGRPKISIVIPNCDHADDLRRCITSIKEKSTWDNYEIIVVENNSKTDEIRQYYKELTKEPWASLVKVVDFGSQDKFNYSDVMNFGIKHSEGDYIVLLNNDIQIITVNWMEEMLMYAQRSDVGAVGAKLYFPDRKIQHAGVILGLGAHRTAGHSHYGMEGTNLGYMGRLCYAQDMSAVTGACLMISRAKYDEVGGLDPSFAISLNDVDLCLKLRKKGYLNVFTPFAEAYHHESASRGLDDSGEKAERYNRESEQFRNKWKDILEKGDPYYNKNFTLDRSDFSVNVDGLGDTVLGDH